One genomic region from Streptomyces venezuelae encodes:
- a CDS encoding serine/threonine-protein kinase, which translates to MTRPLSPTDPRDAGPYRLLAELGRGGMGRVYLGAAPDGRLAAVKQVHARFAHDEDFRARFRREVDASRKVSGACTAAVLAADADAPVPWLASVFVAGPSLGAAVERSGSLPVETVRRLAVQLATALDEIHRAGIVHRDLKPENVLLSGDGARVIDFGIARIAETGNVTELTGTGLVVGSPAFMSPEQAEGKELTPASDVFSLGSVLALAATGTSPFAAPSTLQSLYNVVHTEPDLAAVPPELAGLLARCLAKDPAARPTPAQLLAALGPAAPTTRPWPPAVHAMIDDQQRSVGHLLADHDDPERTVVVPPRGGRAATPTAVVTQVTPTIPGRRSRGPVAVAAAVALCVLGAGAWWSLKDTELVAGPPDTYLVMPVCAEVAPRIPLPGRNPTRDTYTEYSDSATTSCSWNDKDETQKDGWSFYSHAMVRWELRRSAGTDENATKRQEDEFADVAEGERETSLPFADEAFWSAPSSGDTTCTLYARKGNLIVFVSLGGERHPAETCEQEARTISQEAFAAMPSA; encoded by the coding sequence GTGACGAGGCCCCTGAGCCCCACCGACCCCCGCGACGCGGGCCCCTACCGGCTTCTCGCCGAGCTCGGCCGCGGCGGCATGGGCCGCGTCTACCTCGGCGCCGCGCCCGACGGGCGGCTCGCCGCCGTGAAGCAGGTGCACGCCCGGTTCGCCCACGACGAGGACTTCCGCGCCCGGTTCCGGCGCGAGGTCGACGCCTCGCGGAAGGTGTCCGGCGCCTGCACTGCGGCCGTGCTGGCCGCCGACGCCGACGCGCCCGTCCCCTGGCTCGCCTCCGTCTTCGTCGCCGGCCCCTCTCTCGGGGCGGCCGTGGAACGGTCCGGCAGCCTGCCCGTCGAGACCGTGCGTCGCCTCGCCGTGCAGCTCGCGACGGCCCTGGACGAGATCCACCGGGCCGGGATCGTCCACCGCGACCTGAAGCCGGAGAACGTCCTGCTCTCGGGGGACGGCGCCCGGGTCATCGACTTCGGCATCGCCCGGATCGCCGAGACGGGGAACGTCACCGAGCTCACGGGCACCGGCCTCGTGGTCGGCTCCCCCGCCTTCATGTCGCCCGAACAGGCCGAGGGGAAGGAGCTGACCCCGGCGAGCGACGTGTTCTCGCTCGGATCGGTCCTCGCGCTCGCGGCGACGGGCACGAGCCCGTTCGCGGCCCCCTCGACCCTCCAGTCCCTCTACAACGTCGTCCACACGGAACCCGACCTCGCCGCCGTACCGCCGGAACTGGCCGGCCTCCTGGCCCGGTGTCTGGCGAAGGACCCGGCGGCCCGTCCCACCCCGGCGCAACTCCTCGCCGCACTCGGACCGGCGGCCCCGACGACCCGGCCGTGGCCGCCCGCCGTCCACGCGATGATCGACGACCAGCAGCGCTCCGTCGGCCACCTGCTCGCCGACCACGACGACCCCGAGCGCACGGTGGTCGTCCCGCCCCGCGGAGGCAGGGCCGCGACCCCGACGGCGGTCGTCACCCAGGTCACCCCCACGATCCCCGGGCGGCGCAGCCGGGGCCCGGTCGCCGTCGCCGCCGCCGTCGCCCTGTGCGTCCTCGGCGCCGGCGCGTGGTGGTCCCTGAAGGACACCGAGCTGGTGGCCGGCCCGCCGGACACGTACCTGGTGATGCCGGTCTGCGCGGAGGTCGCCCCGAGGATCCCGCTCCCGGGACGCAACCCGACCCGGGACACGTACACCGAGTACTCGGACTCGGCGACGACCAGCTGCTCCTGGAACGACAAGGACGAGACGCAGAAGGACGGCTGGAGCTTCTACTCCCACGCCATGGTCCGCTGGGAACTGCGCCGCAGCGCGGGCACGGACGAGAACGCGACGAAGCGCCAGGAGGACGAGTTCGCGGACGTCGCGGAGGGCGAACGCGAGACGAGCCTCCCCTTCGCCGACGAGGCCTTCTGGAGCGCCCCGAGCAGCGGCGACACGACCTGCACGCTCTACGCCCGCAAGGGAAACCTGATCGTGTTCGTGTCCCTCGGCGGCGAGCGGCACCCGGCCGAGACGTGCGAGCAGGAGGCCAGGACGATCTCGCAGGAGGCCTTCGCGGCGATGCCGAGCGCGTGA
- the mshB gene encoding N-acetyl-1-D-myo-inositol-2-amino-2-deoxy-alpha-D-glucopyranoside deacetylase, translating into MTDLPARRLLLVHAHPDDESINNGATMARYAAEGALVTLVTCTLGEEGEVIPPALAHLAPDREDRLGPHRVGELAAAMAELGVTDHRFLGGPGRFRDSGMMGAEQNKRENAFWNTDVDTAAPHLVEVIRETRPQVLVTYDPDGGYGHPDHIQAHRVATRAAELAADPDYRPDLGPAHAIAKIYWNRVPRPVAEAGFARLRAEGSVFPAVAAIDDVPGVVDEDRITTEIDAGPEHTARKSAAMAAHATQVAVDGPFFALSNDLGQPIFTTEYYELVQGTPGAPAGVRETDLFAGVTA; encoded by the coding sequence ATGACCGATCTTCCCGCCCGTCGTCTGCTCCTCGTGCACGCGCACCCGGACGACGAGTCGATCAACAACGGCGCCACCATGGCCAGGTACGCGGCCGAGGGCGCCCTTGTCACGCTGGTCACCTGCACACTCGGCGAGGAGGGCGAGGTCATCCCGCCCGCCCTCGCCCACCTGGCCCCCGACCGCGAGGACCGGCTCGGCCCCCACCGCGTCGGCGAACTCGCCGCCGCGATGGCCGAGCTGGGGGTCACCGACCACCGCTTCCTCGGCGGCCCCGGCCGCTTCCGCGACTCCGGAATGATGGGCGCCGAGCAGAACAAGCGCGAGAACGCGTTCTGGAACACGGACGTCGACACCGCCGCCCCCCACCTCGTCGAGGTGATCCGCGAGACCCGCCCCCAGGTCCTCGTCACCTACGACCCCGACGGCGGCTACGGCCACCCCGACCACATCCAGGCCCACCGGGTCGCCACCCGCGCCGCCGAACTCGCCGCCGACCCGGACTACCGCCCCGACCTCGGCCCCGCCCACGCGATCGCCAAGATCTACTGGAACCGCGTCCCCCGCCCCGTCGCCGAGGCCGGCTTCGCCAGGCTGCGCGCCGAGGGCTCCGTCTTCCCCGCCGTCGCCGCGATCGACGACGTCCCCGGAGTCGTCGACGAGGACCGGATCACGACCGAGATCGACGCCGGCCCGGAGCACACGGCCCGCAAGAGCGCGGCGATGGCCGCGCACGCCACCCAAGTCGCGGTCGACGGCCCGTTCTTCGCCCTCTCCAACGACCTCGGCCAGCCGATCTTCACCACCGAGTACTACGAGCTGGTCCAGGGCACCCCGGGCGCCCCCGCCGGCGTCCGCGAGACGGACCTCTTCGCGGGGGTGACCGCGTGA
- a CDS encoding DUF1304 domain-containing protein produces the protein MDLTADILVALIALLHLYILVMEMFLWEKETGRGFSGFDAEMARATAPMAANQGLYNGFLAAGLVWGIVADDPTGYHVKIFFLSCVVIAGFYGAVTANRRILFAQALPGALALSAVIVAG, from the coding sequence ATGGATCTGACCGCCGACATCCTCGTCGCCCTGATCGCCCTCCTCCACCTCTACATCCTGGTGATGGAGATGTTCCTGTGGGAGAAGGAGACCGGTCGCGGCTTCTCCGGCTTCGACGCCGAGATGGCCCGCGCCACCGCCCCCATGGCCGCCAACCAGGGTCTCTACAACGGCTTCCTCGCCGCGGGGCTCGTCTGGGGCATCGTCGCCGACGACCCCACCGGCTACCACGTCAAGATCTTCTTCCTGTCCTGCGTCGTCATCGCGGGCTTCTACGGCGCCGTCACCGCGAACCGCCGCATCCTCTTCGCCCAGGCCCTGCCCGGCGCGCTCGCCCTCTCCGCCGTCATCGTCGCGGGCTGA
- a CDS encoding GNAT family N-acetyltransferase, which translates to MELTGGGLLKVRITSADVGKRVSVRYVTDSSAGGATFTDAVGVLTSWHSGVAVITRKSGETVRIAETSLVAGKVVPPAPARRRGPSATFPELARATARAWQPVESEPLGEWTLRAAGGFTRRANSALPLGDPGLPVADALTRVREWYAARNLPAYVQTATGAEGTQELLGAALDRHGWRREVSAEVRIAALAPIGDQDADVSAVRLSRTLDEPWLGRYQRFGQPSPAVRPVLTSGPSVWFASVAGTGEVPAAIGRCVVDGRWAGFMAVEVDPALRRQGLATTVMTALARQALDEGASAAWLQVEADNDGARALYDGMGFAVHHHYHHYRWAEA; encoded by the coding sequence GTGGAATTGACCGGCGGAGGACTTCTCAAGGTCCGAATCACCAGCGCTGACGTGGGAAAACGTGTCTCCGTTCGGTACGTGACAGACTCGAGCGCCGGTGGAGCGACGTTCACCGACGCAGTCGGAGTGCTCACATCGTGGCACTCCGGTGTGGCGGTGATCACACGAAAGAGCGGGGAAACCGTCCGTATCGCGGAAACCTCACTCGTCGCGGGGAAGGTCGTACCCCCCGCCCCGGCCCGCCGCAGGGGCCCTTCGGCCACCTTCCCCGAGCTGGCCCGGGCCACGGCGCGCGCCTGGCAGCCGGTCGAGAGCGAGCCGCTCGGCGAGTGGACCCTGCGGGCCGCCGGCGGCTTCACCCGCCGGGCCAACTCCGCGCTGCCGCTCGGCGATCCCGGACTCCCCGTGGCGGACGCCCTGACCCGCGTACGCGAGTGGTACGCGGCCCGGAACCTCCCCGCGTACGTCCAGACGGCGACCGGCGCCGAGGGCACGCAGGAGCTGCTGGGCGCGGCGCTCGACCGGCACGGCTGGCGGCGCGAGGTATCCGCCGAGGTCCGGATCGCGGCGCTCGCCCCGATCGGCGACCAGGACGCCGACGTCTCCGCCGTACGCCTCTCCCGCACGCTCGACGAGCCGTGGCTGGGCCGCTACCAGCGCTTCGGGCAGCCGAGCCCGGCGGTGCGGCCCGTCCTCACCTCCGGCCCCAGTGTGTGGTTCGCGTCCGTGGCGGGCACGGGAGAGGTACCGGCGGCCATCGGGCGCTGCGTCGTCGACGGCCGCTGGGCGGGTTTCATGGCCGTCGAGGTCGACCCCGCCCTCCGGCGGCAGGGCCTGGCGACGACCGTCATGACGGCACTCGCCCGGCAGGCGCTCGACGAGGGCGCGTCGGCGGCCTGGCTCCAGGTGGAGGCGGACAACGACGGCGCCCGGGCCTTGTACGACGGGATGGGCTTCGCGGTCCACCACCACTACCACCACTACCGATGGGCGGAGGCGTGA
- a CDS encoding DUF6113 family protein — MSAASRAPRASSGGSPRTPAQAPAPAALPTSRGARYAWYGALVALGALVGTAGALVQAAWFPAGLLLALLASAAVFYGGLRATGTQVGVVAAGVGWLVAVILLSFGRPEGDGVFGGGGGELLFLFGGMAIAVICATLSRLSRPTP, encoded by the coding sequence GTGAGCGCCGCCTCCCGCGCCCCCCGGGCCTCCTCGGGCGGCTCCCCCCGGACCCCCGCCCAGGCCCCGGCACCGGCCGCCCTCCCGACCTCCCGAGGCGCCCGATACGCCTGGTACGGCGCCCTGGTCGCCCTCGGCGCCCTCGTCGGCACCGCCGGAGCCCTCGTCCAAGCCGCGTGGTTCCCCGCGGGCTTGCTCCTCGCGCTCCTCGCCAGTGCCGCCGTCTTCTACGGAGGGCTCCGCGCCACCGGCACCCAGGTCGGCGTCGTCGCCGCGGGCGTCGGCTGGCTCGTCGCCGTCATCCTGCTGAGCTTCGGACGCCCCGAGGGCGACGGGGTGTTCGGCGGAGGCGGCGGAGAGCTGCTCTTCCTCTTCGGCGGCATGGCGATCGCTGTGATCTGCGCCACGTTGTCCCGGCTCTCGCGACCGACCCCGTGA
- a CDS encoding serine/threonine-protein kinase, with the protein MRPSTPNDPPQVGPFRTVAVLGQGGMGRVLLGVAPNGSLVAVKQVHAELADDEGFRSRFRREVDASRRVSGAYTAPVVDADPDAPTPWLASLFLPGLPLSDVLADGSLPEAAVRQLAAGLTQALADIHRVGLVHRDLKPSNVMLTDDGVRVIDFGIARAGDHLTKLTHTGALIGSPAFMAPEQITGGTPTPAADVFALGATLAVACTGKTPFNGTSAPALMYSIAHEEPDLDGVPPGLRGPLTACLAKAPGARPSPQDLLALIGPLTPSARPWPEAVHRRIAERAAETARLVSAAPPVAAPTPPALPRVRSRGRRRWTAAAVTAGVLAVTGVVFAVNGWAADAYYAFVDEPVPTPGNVPLSQVTDTYTGTLPSCEALAPKMKAPAGFTRQPVQDGGPPHTQDDGTVSNQCTWSTRSGDQIVVVWSLYRSKPGGPTGAEGSKRHYEGMYMRGKTQRVSHLDFVEEALWYKPDGHCVLYARDVNLELFVQVKGPGYPLGTCEALTEKSAKQALALVATKAAAQ; encoded by the coding sequence ATGCGTCCATCGACGCCGAACGACCCGCCACAGGTGGGGCCGTTCCGTACGGTCGCGGTGCTCGGGCAGGGCGGCATGGGCCGGGTCCTGCTCGGTGTCGCGCCGAACGGCAGCCTGGTCGCCGTCAAGCAGGTGCACGCCGAGCTGGCCGACGACGAGGGCTTCCGGTCCCGGTTCCGCCGCGAGGTCGACGCCTCGCGGCGGGTGTCCGGCGCCTACACGGCGCCCGTGGTCGACGCCGACCCGGACGCCCCGACGCCCTGGCTCGCCTCGCTCTTCCTCCCCGGGCTCCCGCTGAGCGACGTCCTCGCGGACGGCTCGCTGCCCGAGGCGGCCGTACGGCAGCTGGCCGCCGGCCTCACCCAGGCACTCGCCGACATCCACCGCGTGGGCCTCGTCCACCGGGACCTGAAGCCGTCGAACGTGATGCTCACCGACGACGGCGTCCGCGTGATCGACTTCGGCATCGCCCGGGCGGGCGACCACCTGACGAAGCTCACGCACACGGGCGCGCTCATCGGCTCCCCCGCGTTCATGGCGCCCGAGCAGATCACCGGCGGGACACCCACGCCCGCCGCCGACGTCTTCGCGCTCGGCGCCACCCTGGCCGTGGCCTGTACGGGGAAGACACCGTTCAACGGCACCTCGGCCCCCGCGCTGATGTACAGCATCGCCCACGAGGAACCCGACCTCGACGGCGTACCGCCGGGGCTGCGCGGACCGCTCACGGCCTGCCTCGCGAAGGCCCCGGGGGCGCGCCCCTCCCCGCAGGACCTGCTCGCCCTCATCGGGCCGCTGACGCCTTCGGCGCGGCCGTGGCCGGAGGCCGTGCACCGGCGGATCGCGGAGCGGGCGGCGGAGACCGCCCGGTTGGTGAGCGCGGCGCCGCCGGTGGCCGCCCCCACGCCGCCCGCGCTCCCCCGGGTACGGAGCCGGGGCCGCCGGCGCTGGACGGCCGCCGCCGTCACCGCCGGGGTCCTCGCGGTCACCGGGGTGGTGTTCGCGGTGAACGGCTGGGCGGCCGACGCGTACTACGCGTTCGTCGACGAGCCCGTCCCGACGCCGGGGAACGTTCCGCTGAGCCAGGTGACCGACACGTACACGGGGACGCTCCCCTCCTGCGAGGCGCTGGCCCCGAAGATGAAGGCGCCTGCCGGGTTCACCCGGCAGCCGGTCCAGGACGGCGGGCCCCCGCACACCCAGGACGACGGCACCGTGTCGAACCAGTGCACCTGGAGCACCCGCTCCGGCGACCAGATCGTCGTGGTCTGGAGCCTCTACCGGAGCAAGCCGGGCGGCCCGACCGGCGCCGAAGGCTCGAAGAGGCACTACGAGGGCATGTACATGCGCGGCAAGACCCAGCGGGTCTCCCACCTCGACTTCGTCGAGGAGGCCCTCTGGTACAAGCCCGACGGCCACTGCGTGCTGTACGCCCGGGACGTCAACCTGGAGCTCTTCGTCCAGGTGAAGGGCCCCGGCTACCCCCTGGGCACCTGTGAGGCCCTCACCGAGAAGAGCGCGAAGCAGGCCCTCGCGCTCGTGGCGACGAAGGCGGCGGCACAGTGA
- a CDS encoding transglutaminase-like domain-containing protein, with protein sequence MTEHGAGSDGPDARAGDGPPEDEPDWRREFAEEARAERPDLARLCLLVGAVADPTVTRHVIDEAEIELDRLAGLIPYATRSTGAWAAELAALLGHREGFEGVPADYQRLESSLLHEVLRRRRGLPILLSVVWMEVARRAGAPVYGLGLPGHFVVGFGDPADLNLADPFSGGRPLTGADAELLVASATGEALDRSMLRPAEPGAIVLRVLNNIRAWAAPRPERSDVGLWAVELALLLPSHPARLRYERAELLVQRGEFLSGAAEMEAYARVMDAVDPESATTIRRRAQAARARLN encoded by the coding sequence GTGACCGAGCACGGAGCCGGGTCCGACGGACCGGACGCACGGGCGGGCGACGGACCGCCGGAGGACGAACCCGACTGGCGTCGGGAGTTCGCGGAAGAGGCCCGGGCCGAGCGGCCCGACCTCGCCCGGCTCTGTCTGCTCGTCGGAGCGGTGGCCGACCCGACCGTCACCCGGCACGTCATCGACGAGGCCGAGATCGAACTCGACCGGCTCGCCGGGCTCATCCCGTACGCCACCCGCAGCACCGGCGCCTGGGCCGCCGAGCTCGCCGCGCTCCTCGGCCACCGGGAGGGCTTCGAGGGCGTGCCCGCCGACTACCAGCGTCTGGAGTCCTCGCTCCTGCACGAGGTGCTGCGCCGCCGCCGGGGCCTGCCGATCCTGCTCTCCGTCGTCTGGATGGAGGTCGCCCGCCGGGCCGGTGCCCCTGTGTACGGGCTCGGCCTCCCGGGTCACTTCGTCGTCGGGTTCGGCGACCCCGCCGACCTGAACCTCGCCGACCCCTTCTCCGGCGGCCGGCCCCTGACGGGCGCGGACGCGGAGCTGCTCGTGGCGAGCGCGACGGGCGAGGCCCTCGACCGCTCCATGCTCCGGCCGGCCGAGCCCGGCGCGATCGTGCTGCGCGTCCTCAACAACATCCGCGCCTGGGCGGCCCCCCGCCCCGAGCGCTCCGACGTGGGCCTGTGGGCCGTGGAGCTCGCGCTGCTGCTGCCCTCCCACCCGGCGCGGCTGCGCTACGAGCGCGCGGAACTGCTCGTCCAGCGCGGCGAGTTCCTCTCGGGGGCGGCGGAGATGGAGGCGTACGCGCGGGTGATGGACGCGGTGGACCCGGAGTCGGCGACGACGATCCGCCGCCGGGCCCAGGCGGCGAGGGCCCGTCTGAACTGA
- a CDS encoding alpha/beta fold hydrolase: MTSPRQPSAAPRAALSFPRQQARTQRFTLGVPRGFSVSPDGERVVFVRSASGTDRSHKLWVLDLPAAGTPVERVAADPSTLLAGAAEELSPEERARRERSREGSGGIVAYAVDAAVELAAFALSGRLFTAELRAGTARELPVPGPVIDPRPSPDGRLVAYVAEGALRVVGADGSGDRELAVPDDGHVSYGLAEFIASEEMGRDRGFWWSPDSDRLLVARADDRAVRRWWIADPAHPGRAPHEVAYPATGTDNADVRLFLVGLDGARTEVVWDRERYPYLARVHWSAAGAPLLLVQARDQRSQLNLAVDPESGKTSTVRAEEDPAWLELLPGVPAWSPDGELVRVTDESGVRALAVGERLLTDGTLHVRAVLGFGESEILVSASAGEAAETPETGEIHVYRVTDGGVERLSEGAGVHRAVASGPVTVLVSARPDAPGSVARVLRDGEEAAVVGSYAQEPVISARVRLTEAGARRIPCAVLLPTGYAEGDGPLPVLLDPYGGPHGQRVLAAQQACLTSQWFADQGFAVIVADGRGMPGRSPAWEKAILRDLSPTLDDQVEALHALAEHLPLDLDRVAIRGWSYGGYLAARAVLQRPDVFHAAVAGAPVTDWRLYDTHYTERYLGTPQDDPEVYAAQSLLGDDGLTAPEEPARPMMVVHGLADDNVVFAHALRLSSALLAAGRPHEVLPLSGVTHMTPQEQVAENLLLLQVDFLKRALGMAL; this comes from the coding sequence ATGACCTCGCCTCGACAGCCTTCGGCCGCACCCCGGGCCGCGCTCTCCTTCCCTCGCCAGCAGGCCCGGACCCAGCGCTTCACGCTGGGCGTTCCGCGCGGTTTCTCGGTCTCTCCCGACGGGGAACGCGTCGTGTTCGTCAGATCCGCCTCCGGGACCGATCGTTCGCACAAGCTGTGGGTTCTCGATCTTCCGGCGGCCGGTACGCCGGTGGAGCGGGTGGCCGCCGATCCCTCGACGCTGCTCGCGGGAGCCGCGGAGGAGCTGTCTCCGGAGGAGCGGGCGCGCCGGGAGCGGAGCCGTGAGGGCTCGGGCGGGATCGTGGCGTACGCGGTGGACGCGGCCGTGGAACTGGCGGCGTTCGCCCTGTCGGGGCGGCTTTTCACGGCGGAGCTGCGGGCGGGGACGGCGCGGGAGCTCCCGGTGCCGGGGCCGGTGATCGACCCGCGTCCCTCGCCGGACGGGCGGCTCGTCGCGTATGTGGCGGAGGGTGCGCTGCGAGTGGTCGGAGCGGATGGTTCCGGCGATCGGGAGCTTGCCGTTCCGGATGACGGGCACGTCTCCTACGGATTGGCCGAATTCATCGCATCCGAGGAGATGGGAAGGGACCGCGGTTTCTGGTGGTCCCCCGACTCGGACCGGCTGCTCGTCGCCCGCGCGGACGACCGGGCCGTACGCCGCTGGTGGATCGCCGACCCGGCGCATCCCGGGCGGGCGCCGCACGAGGTCGCGTACCCCGCGACGGGGACGGACAACGCGGACGTGCGGCTCTTCCTCGTGGGTCTCGACGGAGCGCGTACGGAGGTGGTGTGGGACCGGGAGCGGTATCCGTACCTCGCGCGCGTGCACTGGTCGGCGGCCGGGGCTCCGCTGCTGCTCGTCCAGGCGCGGGACCAGCGGTCCCAGCTGAACCTCGCGGTGGACCCGGAGTCAGGGAAGACCTCGACCGTGCGGGCGGAGGAGGATCCGGCCTGGCTGGAGCTGCTGCCGGGGGTGCCGGCGTGGTCGCCGGACGGGGAGCTCGTCCGGGTCACGGACGAGAGCGGGGTGCGGGCCCTCGCCGTCGGGGAGCGGCTCCTCACCGACGGGACGCTGCACGTCAGGGCGGTGCTCGGCTTCGGGGAGAGCGAGATCCTCGTATCGGCTTCGGCGGGTGAGGCGGCCGAGACTCCGGAGACCGGCGAGATCCATGTGTACCGGGTGACCGACGGGGGCGTGGAGCGGCTCTCCGAGGGAGCCGGGGTGCACCGGGCGGTGGCCTCGGGTCCGGTGACGGTGCTGGTCTCGGCGCGGCCGGACGCGCCGGGGAGCGTGGCGCGGGTGCTGCGGGACGGCGAGGAGGCCGCCGTGGTGGGCTCGTACGCGCAGGAGCCGGTGATCTCCGCGCGGGTGCGGCTCACGGAGGCGGGCGCCCGGCGGATCCCGTGCGCGGTGCTGCTGCCCACGGGGTACGCGGAGGGGGACGGGCCGCTTCCGGTGCTCCTCGATCCGTACGGCGGTCCGCACGGGCAGCGCGTGCTCGCCGCGCAACAGGCCTGCCTGACGTCCCAGTGGTTCGCCGACCAGGGCTTCGCGGTGATCGTGGCGGACGGGCGCGGCATGCCCGGCCGCTCCCCCGCCTGGGAGAAGGCGATCCTGCGCGATCTGTCGCCGACGCTCGACGACCAGGTGGAGGCGCTGCACGCACTGGCCGAGCACCTCCCGCTGGACCTGGACCGGGTGGCGATCCGCGGCTGGTCCTACGGCGGCTACCTCGCCGCCCGGGCGGTGCTCCAGCGGCCGGACGTCTTCCACGCGGCGGTCGCCGGGGCGCCGGTGACGGACTGGCGGCTGTACGACACGCACTACACGGAGCGGTACCTCGGCACCCCGCAGGACGATCCGGAGGTGTACGCGGCGCAGTCGCTGCTCGGCGACGACGGTCTGACGGCCCCGGAGGAGCCGGCGCGGCCGATGATGGTCGTGCACGGTCTCGCCGACGACAACGTCGTGTTCGCGCACGCCCTGCGGCTCTCCTCGGCGCTGCTCGCGGCGGGCCGGCCGCACGAGGTGCTGCCGCTGTCCGGGGTCACGCACATGACGCCGCAGGAGCAGGTGGCGGAGAACCTGCTCCTGCTCCAGGTCGACTTCCTGAAGAGGGCGCTGGGCATGGCGCTGTGA
- a CDS encoding ABC transporter ATP-binding protein, which translates to MAEAILEVRDLHKHYPLTQGILFKKQVGAVKAVDGVDFDLAAGETLGIVGESGCGKSTVAKMLVNLERPTSGTIRYKGDDITKLSPRALKAVRRNIQMVFQDPYTSLNPRMTVGDIIGEPYEIHPEVAPKGDRRRKVQDLLDVVGLNPEYINRYPHQFSGGQRQRIGIARGLALQPEIIVADEPVSALDVSVQAQVVNLLENLQTEFSLSYVFIAHDLSIVRHISDRVGVMYLGRIVEIGTDAQIYDHPTHPYTQALLSAVPVPDPEARAHRERIILTGDVPSPANIPSGCRFRTRCWKAQERCALEVPLLAVPAVFRLTDSPAKHDSACHFAEEKHVVPTEENGGNGGNGGNGREGTEVNGAGGKESNGGEGPKSL; encoded by the coding sequence ATGGCTGAGGCGATTCTCGAAGTCCGGGACCTCCACAAGCACTACCCGCTGACCCAGGGCATCCTCTTCAAGAAGCAGGTCGGCGCGGTCAAGGCCGTCGACGGCGTCGACTTCGACCTCGCCGCCGGCGAGACCCTCGGCATCGTCGGCGAGTCCGGCTGCGGCAAGTCGACCGTCGCGAAGATGCTGGTCAACCTGGAGCGGCCGACGTCCGGAACGATCCGCTACAAGGGCGACGACATCACCAAGCTGTCCCCGCGCGCCCTCAAGGCCGTCCGCCGCAACATCCAGATGGTCTTCCAGGACCCCTACACCTCGCTCAACCCGCGCATGACGGTCGGCGACATCATCGGCGAGCCGTACGAGATCCACCCCGAGGTCGCGCCCAAGGGCGACCGGCGCCGCAAGGTCCAGGACCTCCTGGACGTCGTCGGCCTCAACCCCGAGTACATCAACCGCTACCCGCACCAGTTCTCCGGCGGGCAGCGCCAGCGCATCGGCATCGCCCGCGGCCTCGCGCTCCAGCCCGAGATCATCGTCGCCGACGAACCCGTCTCCGCCCTCGACGTCTCCGTCCAGGCCCAGGTCGTCAACCTCCTGGAGAACCTCCAGACCGAGTTCTCCCTCTCGTACGTGTTCATCGCCCACGACCTCTCGATCGTGCGGCACATCTCCGACCGGGTCGGCGTCATGTACCTCGGCCGGATCGTCGAGATCGGCACCGACGCCCAGATCTACGACCACCCGACCCACCCCTACACCCAGGCCCTGCTCTCGGCCGTCCCCGTCCCGGACCCGGAGGCGCGCGCCCACCGCGAGCGCATCATCCTCACCGGCGACGTCCCCTCCCCGGCCAACATCCCCTCCGGCTGCCGCTTCCGCACCCGCTGCTGGAAGGCCCAGGAGCGCTGCGCCCTGGAGGTTCCCCTGCTGGCCGTCCCCGCGGTCTTCCGGCTCACGGACAGCCCGGCGAAGCACGACTCGGCCTGCCACTTCGCGGAGGAGAAGCACGTGGTCCCCACGGAGGAGAACGGCGGGAACGGCGGGAACGGCGGGAACGGCAGGGAAGGCACGGAGGTGAACGGCGCGGGAGGCAAGGAATCGAACGGCGGGGAAGGTCCCAAGTCGCTTTAA